Proteins encoded by one window of Polyodon spathula isolate WHYD16114869_AA chromosome 16, ASM1765450v1, whole genome shotgun sequence:
- the LOC121329302 gene encoding tumor necrosis factor receptor superfamily member 14-like isoform X3, whose protein sequence is MLPSFLVILFFVNIKTAVCSCAASEFSVDRQCCPMCSAALGLTVRHECQRHKNTICGPLTGYFCSGKARGGGCDQGQKHTVCKAGQRVQSQGTAESDTRCEGCPEGTFSTQNMSLDCTPWTDCALNDKVKYTNGTSTADVQCQKKQPVALIVGVMVGLLCLVVGVICWKKKGICLNKQSSETEDKGTEESVLPIQESMLPAQNEQPNNASHRMYPSLPVKT, encoded by the exons ATGCTGCCTTCATTTCTA GTGATTCTGTtctttgtaaatattaaaactgcTGTTTGCTCTTGCGCTGCTTCAGAATTTTCTGTGGACAGACAGTGTTGCCCCATGTGCAGTGCAG ctttggGCCTCACAGTTCGTCATGAATGTCAACGtcataaaaacacaatttgtggTCCTTTGACTGGATATTTCTGTTCTGGAAAAGCAAGGGGTGGTGGCTGTGATCAGGGTCAAAAACATACGGTCTGTAAAGCTGGACAGAGAGTCCAGTCACAAG GGACTGCTGAATCTGATACAAGATGTGAAGGCTGCCCTGAAGGAACCTTCTCAACACAAAACATGTCATTAGATTGCACCCCCTGGACAGA TTGTGCATTAAATGACAAAGTGAAGTATACAAATGGGACTTCAACAGCAGATGTGCAGTGTCAGAAAAAACAGCCTGTTGCTTTAATAGTTGGAGTTATGGTTGGATTGTTATGTCTTGTTGTCGGAGTCATCTGTTGGAAGAAGAAAG gtatttgtttaaataag cAATCCTCTGAAACAGAAGATAAAGGGACAGAAGAATCTGTTTTACCAATACAGGAATCAATGCTTCCAGCACAGAATGAGCAACCAAATAATGCGAGCCACAg GATGTACCCATCCCTACCAGTGAAAACATGA
- the LOC121329302 gene encoding tumor necrosis factor receptor superfamily member 14-like isoform X2, whose amino-acid sequence MCSAGSSVYKPCTHDSSTSCIPCERGTYTEEPNGLLKCFPCKNCDQALGLTVRHECQRHKNTICGPLTGYFCSGKARGGGCDQGQKHTVCKAGQRVQSQGTAESDTRCEGCPEGTFSTQNMSLDCTPWTDCALNDKVKYTNGTSTADVQCQKKQPVALIVGVMVGLLCLVVGVICWKKKGICLNKQSSETEDKGTEESVLPIQESMLPAQNEQPNNASHRMYPSLPVKT is encoded by the exons ATGTGCAGTGCAG GCTCTTCTGTATACAAGCCATGCACACATGACAGCAGTACAAGCTGCATCCCGTGTGAACGCGGTACATACACTGAAGAACCCAATGGATTACTTAAATGCTTTCCGTGCAAAAACTGTGATCAAG ctttggGCCTCACAGTTCGTCATGAATGTCAACGtcataaaaacacaatttgtggTCCTTTGACTGGATATTTCTGTTCTGGAAAAGCAAGGGGTGGTGGCTGTGATCAGGGTCAAAAACATACGGTCTGTAAAGCTGGACAGAGAGTCCAGTCACAAG GGACTGCTGAATCTGATACAAGATGTGAAGGCTGCCCTGAAGGAACCTTCTCAACACAAAACATGTCATTAGATTGCACCCCCTGGACAGA TTGTGCATTAAATGACAAAGTGAAGTATACAAATGGGACTTCAACAGCAGATGTGCAGTGTCAGAAAAAACAGCCTGTTGCTTTAATAGTTGGAGTTATGGTTGGATTGTTATGTCTTGTTGTCGGAGTCATCTGTTGGAAGAAGAAAG gtatttgtttaaataag cAATCCTCTGAAACAGAAGATAAAGGGACAGAAGAATCTGTTTTACCAATACAGGAATCAATGCTTCCAGCACAGAATGAGCAACCAAATAATGCGAGCCACAg GATGTACCCATCCCTACCAGTGAAAACATGA
- the LOC121329302 gene encoding tumor necrosis factor receptor superfamily member 14-like isoform X1, whose product MLPSFLVILFFVNIKTAVCSCAASEFSVDRQCCPMCSAGSSVYKPCTHDSSTSCIPCERGTYTEEPNGLLKCFPCKNCDQALGLTVRHECQRHKNTICGPLTGYFCSGKARGGGCDQGQKHTVCKAGQRVQSQGTAESDTRCEGCPEGTFSTQNMSLDCTPWTDCALNDKVKYTNGTSTADVQCQKKQPVALIVGVMVGLLCLVVGVICWKKKGICLNKQSSETEDKGTEESVLPIQESMLPAQNEQPNNASHRMYPSLPVKT is encoded by the exons ATGCTGCCTTCATTTCTA GTGATTCTGTtctttgtaaatattaaaactgcTGTTTGCTCTTGCGCTGCTTCAGAATTTTCTGTGGACAGACAGTGTTGCCCCATGTGCAGTGCAG GCTCTTCTGTATACAAGCCATGCACACATGACAGCAGTACAAGCTGCATCCCGTGTGAACGCGGTACATACACTGAAGAACCCAATGGATTACTTAAATGCTTTCCGTGCAAAAACTGTGATCAAG ctttggGCCTCACAGTTCGTCATGAATGTCAACGtcataaaaacacaatttgtggTCCTTTGACTGGATATTTCTGTTCTGGAAAAGCAAGGGGTGGTGGCTGTGATCAGGGTCAAAAACATACGGTCTGTAAAGCTGGACAGAGAGTCCAGTCACAAG GGACTGCTGAATCTGATACAAGATGTGAAGGCTGCCCTGAAGGAACCTTCTCAACACAAAACATGTCATTAGATTGCACCCCCTGGACAGA TTGTGCATTAAATGACAAAGTGAAGTATACAAATGGGACTTCAACAGCAGATGTGCAGTGTCAGAAAAAACAGCCTGTTGCTTTAATAGTTGGAGTTATGGTTGGATTGTTATGTCTTGTTGTCGGAGTCATCTGTTGGAAGAAGAAAG gtatttgtttaaataag cAATCCTCTGAAACAGAAGATAAAGGGACAGAAGAATCTGTTTTACCAATACAGGAATCAATGCTTCCAGCACAGAATGAGCAACCAAATAATGCGAGCCACAg GATGTACCCATCCCTACCAGTGAAAACATGA
- the LOC121328736 gene encoding myo-inositol 2-dehydrogenase-like, protein MGRKKKTLHDYAAEFHDLAVKRHVVEQHDSGERTRVEILYCKSCEVPVRVRRDRILEHLASARHYRNRRLIKQQWDRKPVHVSAPSDLHLPVRLDSSSLASQPPLLPGTPSSSVSSCSSSLPPPSLPLRSSSKSSTSSAATSEATPSTSDNQPHNFSSGRVRSPPLPGWPTSPWLETTNSVGLRAGAGGGAGLGVGVGLALFGVSSGSRALCHSLVVENGCQLLYIVEDQRWELEGVFSQEHLTHTRMLRSRDTDIVLRDQCVSGVVVCSPPDEASVIVLDALRAGKGVFCEKLPSLNRHIAESCFDEASRCGKPLVCGFFKRFDPALQFLYKRVRENERLGRIQRISTVSRMYPPTSVAAIKSSGGIFYNTAVHDIDVICWLLGESAPDTIFSLGHAFCREMAAVKEPDSISVSMKFPSGAIVSLDTSQHCNKSCDQRLEVHGTEGSLQMDNRNPLGISDHSTSAALCMQDTADRYRDAYRELLRHFLRTLRGRESPFFTKEQYLWTIQVAAAAEQSWRNGSAVDLRNEALDTTIIKTEVQ, encoded by the exons atgGGGCGAAAGAAAAAAACCCTGCATGACTACGCGGCGGAGTTCCACGACCTGGCAGTAAAGAGACACGTCGTGGAGCAGCACGACTCCGGGGAAAGGACCCGAGTGGAAATCCTGTACTGTAAATCCTGCGAGGTACCGGTGAGGGTCCGCAGAGACAGGATACTCGAGCACCTGGCGTCGGCCAGACATTACCGAAACAGGAGGCTGATCAAGCAACAGTGGGACAGAAAGCCCGTACATGT ATCAGCACCATCGGACCTCCACTTACCTGTCAGACTCGACTCATCTTCCCTGGCCTCTCAGCCTCCCCTCCTGCCGGGCACTCCCAGCTCCTCCGTCTCCTCCTGCTCCAGCAGCCTCCCTCCCCCGTCTCTCCCACTGCGCTCCAGCAGCAAGAGCTCCACCTCTTCTGCAGCCACTTCCGAGGCCACTCCCTCCACCTCCGACAACCAACCACACAACTTCTCCAGCGGGCGTGTCAGGAGCCCGCCTCTCCCTGGCTGGCCAACCAGTCCCTGGCTGGAGACGACCAATAGTGTTGGCCTGCGGGCGGGCGCAGGGGGAGGGGCTGGGCTGGGAGTTGGGGTGGGGCTGGCTCTCTTTGGGGTGAGCAGTGGCAGCAGGGCACTGTGCCACAGTCTGGTTGTAGAGAATGGCTGCCAGCTGCTCTACATAGTGGAGGATCAGCGTTGGGAGTTGGAGGGTGTCTTCAGCCAGGAGCATCTGACCCACACCAGGATGCTGCGATCCCGGGACACCGACATCGTGCTCAGAGATCAGTG CGTTTCAGGGGTGGTGGTTTGTTCCCCTCCAGACGAAGCCTCAGTAATAGTTCTGGATGCCTTGCGAGCAG GTAAAGGGGTGTTCTGTGAGAAGCTTCCCAGCCTGAACAGACACATCGCGGAGTCGTGTTTTGATGAAGCCAGCCGCTGCGGAAAGCCTCTGGTTTGTGGATTTTTCAA GCGTTTCGACCCAGCCTTGCAGTTTCTGTACAAGAGGGTCCGTGAAAATGAAAGGCTGGGTAGAATTCAGAGGATATCGACTGTCAGCAGAATGTATCCCCCTACCTCAGTGGCAGCGATCAAATCCTCAG GTGGGATATTCTACAACACAGCGGTGCACGACATTGACGTCATCTGTTGGCTGCTGGGAGAAAGTGCCCCAGATACCATCTTTTCTCTCGGACATGCATTCTGCAGAG AGATGGCTGCAGTGAAGGAACCCGACTCGATCTCTGTCAGCATGAAGTTCCCCAGCGGTGCCATCGTCTCCCTGGACACCAGCCAGCACTGCAACAAGAGCTGTGACCAAAGACTGGAA GTGCACGGGACAGAGGGCTCCCTGCAGATGGACAATCGCAACCCCTTGGGAATCTCGGACCACAGCACCTCAGCGGCTCTGTGTATGCAGGACACTGCAGATCGCTACAGAGATGCCTACAGAGAGCTGCTGCGGCACTTTCTCAGGACACTCAGAG GAAGGGAAAGCCCTTTCTTCACCAAAGAGCAGTACTTGTGGACAATCCAGGTGGCAGCCGCAGCAGAGCAGTCGTGGAGGAATGGCTCGGCCGTGGACCTGCGTAACGAGGCTCTCGACACCACTATCATCAAGACCGAGGTGCAATGA